One window of the Archaeoglobus sulfaticallidus PM70-1 genome contains the following:
- a CDS encoding DUF4398 domain-containing protein yields MQKENLVKLINEIVDLEIMSQLNTLKITRKVTILYFLIVIPLLVPVASASEMVIEWEIALGGSSDDGAYSVQQTSDGGYIIAGWTDSYGVGNYDVYLIKIDAKYNKLQWQWQKTFGGKYFDKAYSVQQTKDGGYIIAGVTSSFGKGSYDVYLIKTDANGNLEWQKTFGGSSDDIAYSVQQTNDGGYIIAGYTTSLGEGGKDVYIIKTDANGNLQWYKTFGGRENDWARSIQQTSDGGYIIVGTTKSFGDLFHNGDVYLIKTDPYGNLQWYKTFGGRGWDEAYSVQQTSDGGYIIAGFSWSFGAGDVYLIKTSANGKLQWQKTFSNDIDEAYSVQQTKDGGYIIVGWTGELRSRIGDIYLIKTDSNGNLQWQKTFGTKRNEIGWSLQQTKDEGYLIVGYIKSSEVGDVYIAKLAWKERVIANSAINSAKEVISSAKTKGFDVSEAESLLTQAEQAFNDERYSDAKSLAEKARELALQTADQAENALNTIISAKENISLAKSKGLDVSEAEELLKQAEQEFNAGNYETAYNLATKTESIALDVDKDGVPNDQDFAPTIHNALFYLGFVVLAASVYTAKKIRIKRKEEELKSKGYVKYKTLDGKWVWGTTEEAKRYSYFAEVVQAIEEFHPPKRYAREEGYRDTLFAWLKSRFPNTIMEYQRGASRPDIVVFIDKNTSIAIEVKGPTGSQELQTIADKVMRYKQHFNHLIIVLFDVRVSSTRYQETYEGLKRTYPDIVIIRKDFPSVDFTN; encoded by the coding sequence GTGCAAAAAGAGAATTTGGTAAAACTAATAAATGAAATTGTAGACTTAGAAATAATGTCACAATTGAATACTTTAAAGATAACTCGTAAGGTTACAATATTATACTTTCTGATAGTAATACCACTTCTAGTCCCAGTAGCTTCGGCTTCAGAGATGGTAATAGAGTGGGAAATAGCTCTTGGAGGTAGTAGTGATGATGGGGCTTATTCAGTTCAGCAAACAAGTGATGGAGGGTATATTATTGCTGGATGGACTGATTCATATGGAGTAGGTAATTACGATGTTTATCTCATAAAGATAGATGCCAAATATAATAAGCTGCAATGGCAGTGGCAGAAGACATTTGGAGGAAAATATTTCGATAAAGCTTATTCTGTCCAGCAGACTAAAGATGGAGGATATATTATTGCTGGAGTTACTTCTTCATTTGGAAAGGGCAGTTATGATGTCTATTTAATAAAAACAGATGCAAATGGAAATCTGGAATGGCAGAAGACTTTCGGTGGCAGTAGTGATGATATTGCATACTCAGTCCAGCAGACTAATGATGGTGGATACATAATAGCAGGATATACGACATCATTAGGAGAGGGCGGTAAAGATGTTTATATTATAAAAACAGATGCAAATGGTAATTTGCAATGGTACAAGACATTTGGAGGGCGTGAGAATGATTGGGCCAGATCAATCCAACAAACTAGTGATGGAGGGTATATAATTGTAGGGACTACCAAATCATTTGGAGATCTCTTTCATAACGGTGATGTATATTTAATAAAAACAGACCCTTATGGTAATTTGCAATGGTATAAGACATTTGGAGGCAGAGGTTGGGACGAAGCTTATTCAGTTCAGCAAACAAGTGATGGAGGATATATTATTGCTGGATTTTCATGGTCATTTGGGGCGGGTGATGTTTATCTCATCAAAACGTCTGCCAATGGCAAGTTGCAATGGCAGAAGACATTTAGTAATGATATCGATGAGGCCTATTCTGTCCAGCAGACAAAAGATGGAGGATATATAATTGTAGGATGGACTGGAGAACTAAGATCACGTATTGGTGATATTTATCTCATAAAGACGGATTCTAATGGAAACTTGCAATGGCAGAAAACATTTGGTACTAAACGAAATGAAATAGGTTGGTCATTACAGCAAACTAAAGATGAAGGATATTTAATTGTCGGATATATTAAATCTTCCGAGGTGGGCGATGTTTATATAGCAAAGCTCGCATGGAAGGAGAGGGTAATAGCCAATAGTGCAATCAACTCTGCAAAAGAAGTAATCTCATCAGCAAAGACAAAAGGATTTGATGTTTCAGAAGCTGAATCCTTGCTTACACAGGCAGAACAAGCTTTCAACGACGAAAGATATTCTGACGCTAAATCCCTCGCAGAGAAAGCTAGAGAACTGGCATTGCAAACAGCAGATCAAGCAGAAAATGCTCTCAATACTATCATCTCCGCAAAAGAAAATATTTCATTAGCAAAGTCAAAAGGACTGGACGTTTCTGAAGCTGAAGAACTGCTTAAACAAGCTGAACAAGAATTCAACGCAGGAAATTATGAAACTGCATACAATCTTGCAACCAAAACAGAATCCATTGCACTGGATGTAGATAAAGATGGAGTCCCGAATGATCAAGACTTTGCACCAACAATACATAATGCACTCTTTTACCTAGGATTTGTTGTGCTCGCGGCTTCAGTGTACACGGCAAAGAAAATAAGAATCAAAAGAAAAGAAGAAGAACTAAAATCTAAAGGATACGTCAAGTACAAAACTTTAGATGGTAAGTGGGTTTGGGGTACTACAGAAGAGGCAAAAAGATACAGCTATTTTGCCGAAGTGGTTCAAGCAATAGAAGAGTTCCATCCTCCAAAAAGATATGCAAGAGAAGAAGGTTATCGAGATACACTTTTTGCCTGGTTAAAATCGAGATTTCCCAATACTATAATGGAGTATCAAAGAGGAGCATCCAGACCAGACATTGTTGTATTTATTGATAAAAATACCTCGATAGCCATCGAAGTTAAAGGGCCTACCGGCTCACAAGAGCTGCAAACTATAGCTGATAAAGTAATGAGATACAAACAACATTTCAACCACCTGATCATTGTTCTTTTTGATGTTCGAGTCTCTTCTACCCGATACCAAGAGACGTATGAAGGTCTAAAGAGAACTTATCCCGATATTGTAATTATAAGAAAAGATTTTCCTTCAGTGGATTTTACTAACTAA
- a CDS encoding LLM class flavin-dependent oxidoreductase has translation MVKIGIYLPVYGGWLPSRESAKAVADGSYFDREEEERPSYSYVKEVALKAEKIGVDSVWIPDHMLNPIKGGHAPALEAWTVAVAIAEATEKVIIAHTTLCEAFRPPAVLAKMAATLDDVSNHRFWLSIGAGWYKREYEAYGLPFYEHDERVRRAGEAIEIIRRLWRENGITFKGKYYQIINGVLEPKPKKIPLWYAGVSEASRNLVAEKADGWLMRGCSVEEARKNIEDMKKRLKKAGRDEEEMEFAIPALTFIRDTDEEALNHMEKLTGGRRNVLDRTLDTGLVGSPETVAEKIRKFEEAGIDHILLQLTPTLKEVDNVQRVLEFLR, from the coding sequence ATGGTGAAAATTGGTATCTATCTCCCTGTTTATGGAGGTTGGCTGCCAAGCAGAGAATCTGCAAAAGCCGTAGCAGATGGAAGTTATTTCGATAGAGAGGAGGAAGAGAGACCATCTTATAGTTACGTGAAAGAAGTTGCACTTAAAGCCGAGAAAATCGGGGTAGATTCAGTATGGATACCGGACCACATGCTGAATCCGATTAAAGGTGGGCATGCTCCGGCACTTGAAGCCTGGACAGTTGCTGTTGCTATTGCTGAGGCCACAGAGAAGGTAATCATTGCCCACACCACTCTCTGCGAGGCTTTTCGTCCTCCAGCAGTTCTTGCCAAGATGGCTGCAACTCTCGATGATGTGAGCAACCACAGATTCTGGCTCAGCATTGGAGCTGGATGGTACAAAAGAGAGTATGAGGCTTACGGTCTTCCATTCTACGAGCACGATGAAAGAGTAAGAAGGGCTGGAGAAGCGATTGAGATAATCAGAAGGCTATGGAGAGAGAATGGTATTACCTTCAAAGGGAAATATTATCAGATCATAAATGGGGTTCTTGAACCAAAACCGAAAAAAATCCCGCTATGGTATGCTGGAGTTTCAGAAGCTTCCCGTAACCTTGTGGCTGAAAAAGCTGATGGCTGGCTGATGCGTGGCTGTAGTGTTGAGGAGGCAAGAAAAAACATAGAAGACATGAAGAAGAGGTTAAAGAAAGCTGGAAGAGATGAGGAAGAAATGGAATTCGCCATTCCAGCCTTAACCTTCATCAGAGATACAGATGAGGAGGCTTTGAATCACATGGAGAAACTTACAGGAGGGAGGAGAAATGTACTTGACAGAACCCTCGATACCGGGCTTGTCGGCTCACCAGAAACTGTTGCTGAGAAAATAAGAAAGTTTGAAGAAGCTGGGATTGACCATATACTCCTTCAGTTAACTCCCACTTTGAAAGAAGTGGATAACGTGCAAAGAGTTCTTGAATTCCTTAGATGA
- a CDS encoding acyl-CoA dehydrogenase family protein, whose translation MAEFEEAAKEVVEFVKTKAVEIDRNNEMDKSVLEELFGKKLMGVIAPQRYGGLGMGYVEASRLVEELAKVSAAVAHSVFVHNIAADAILKFGSEEQKRKYLKSLTSRKLGAVAITEPSGGSDVANAIKLRAEKKGDKYIMNGTKMFITNSTHADIFIVVARTGEGRRGLTALIVEKNDGIEVIKLNPSGMRGSGLGTVRFKDVEVPEENVLLEEGKGLRVALGILAPGRIPFAAMGLGIAEGCFEHVLNYVKKRGAFGQKILNFQAVQFMLAEVAADIEATKILIYHAAELAKENDVTVLAAMTKLKSAELAKKVADVAVELHGGYGILSNTLVDRAYRDAKTLDIAEGTSEMMKLIISRALLS comes from the coding sequence ATGGCCGAGTTTGAAGAGGCAGCCAAAGAAGTTGTGGAGTTCGTAAAAACTAAAGCGGTAGAGATCGACAGGAATAATGAGATGGACAAATCTGTTCTTGAAGAACTCTTTGGAAAGAAATTGATGGGAGTTATTGCTCCTCAACGATATGGGGGACTTGGAATGGGTTATGTTGAGGCAAGCAGACTTGTTGAAGAACTTGCAAAGGTTTCTGCTGCAGTTGCTCACAGCGTATTTGTTCACAACATAGCTGCGGATGCAATTCTGAAATTTGGGAGCGAGGAGCAGAAGCGCAAATACCTTAAATCGCTCACATCCCGAAAGCTGGGTGCAGTGGCAATAACTGAACCTTCTGGCGGAAGTGATGTGGCAAATGCCATAAAGCTCAGAGCCGAGAAAAAAGGAGATAAATACATTATGAATGGTACCAAAATGTTCATTACAAATTCCACGCATGCTGATATCTTCATAGTTGTCGCCAGAACGGGAGAGGGTAGGAGGGGTTTGACAGCATTAATAGTGGAGAAGAATGATGGAATAGAGGTTATAAAACTGAATCCGAGTGGTATGAGGGGAAGTGGGCTTGGCACAGTCAGATTCAAGGACGTTGAGGTGCCTGAAGAAAATGTTCTGCTGGAAGAGGGAAAGGGATTGAGGGTTGCTTTGGGCATACTCGCACCTGGCAGGATACCCTTCGCTGCCATGGGTCTCGGGATTGCTGAAGGCTGTTTCGAGCATGTTTTGAATTATGTGAAGAAGAGAGGGGCTTTCGGGCAGAAAATTTTGAATTTTCAGGCCGTTCAATTCATGCTTGCTGAAGTTGCTGCAGATATTGAGGCTACAAAGATACTCATCTATCATGCTGCTGAATTGGCAAAAGAGAATGACGTTACAGTTTTAGCTGCTATGACAAAACTCAAGTCTGCTGAACTGGCAAAGAAAGTGGCAGATGTTGCGGTCGAACTTCATGGTGGTTATGGAATTTTATCAAACACACTCGTGGACAGGGCATACAGGGATGCAAAAACTTTGGATATAGCCGAAGGGACTTCAGAGATGATGAAATTGATAATATCAAGAGCTTTGTTATCCTAA
- a CDS encoding winged helix-turn-helix domain-containing protein codes for MNNTEIELRKEILEIKREIEKLRRLITGDFLKIFENYLEAKLGEILISIISAQNKELLSERLQKGCSRFEVCMTNFSKFLDEALRDGMDLKELEALYEEKKGMVSQLENRAPYEKCSCCFSEVLKLLKKQHQVLKLFKNTIRASFQTGIEYEKIDANEIMRRIEPLSNEIRIKILLELFKCPKRFSQLSNITGLDGGNLRFHIKKLVDAGLVVQHKKGGEYIITEQGRVFLERLVNVLYSV; via the coding sequence ATGAACAATACTGAAATTGAATTAAGGAAGGAGATACTTGAAATTAAGCGAGAAATTGAAAAGCTAAGAAGACTCATTACCGGCGACTTTCTCAAAATCTTTGAGAATTACTTGGAGGCTAAACTGGGAGAGATATTGATTTCTATAATCTCTGCTCAGAACAAAGAATTGCTCAGTGAGAGGCTGCAAAAAGGATGCAGTCGATTTGAAGTATGTATGACAAACTTCAGCAAGTTCTTGGATGAGGCTCTCAGGGACGGGATGGACTTGAAGGAGCTTGAAGCGTTGTATGAGGAGAAAAAAGGAATGGTGTCCCAACTCGAAAATAGAGCACCTTATGAGAAGTGTTCCTGCTGTTTTTCAGAAGTTCTGAAGTTGTTGAAAAAGCAACACCAAGTGCTGAAATTGTTCAAAAACACAATACGCGCGTCATTCCAGACAGGCATAGAATACGAAAAAATCGATGCCAACGAAATTATGCGAAGAATTGAGCCATTATCCAACGAAATTAGGATAAAAATACTCCTGGAGCTTTTTAAATGTCCAAAGCGTTTTAGCCAGCTTTCTAACATCACCGGACTGGATGGAGGTAATTTGAGATTCCACATAAAAAAGCTCGTGGATGCAGGATTGGTTGTTCAGCATAAAAAAGGAGGAGAATACATCATCACCGAGCAGGGGAGAGTGTTTCTGGAAAGGCTGGTTAATGTGCTCTACAGCGTATAA
- a CDS encoding ABC transporter ATP-binding protein has translation MNTKKKEILRIVNLGLKVDSKTVLQNVNLYIQEGETFALFGPNGSGKSSLLSAIVGNPVYKITSGRIIFKGQDITSMTADERVKLGMGIAFQTPPKVSGVKLIDVLRHCARIGGRSEEDIYRYAEMLKMDEFLERSINYGFSGGEVKRSELLQLILMNRDFLMLDEPDSGVDLENIDLIGKTIRELLERDKKEDERKKSGLLITHTGKILDYVDADYGVILYKGRVACVGNPYDILREVSKNGYEGCINKCLREFPNLNSN, from the coding sequence ATGAATACAAAAAAGAAAGAAATTTTAAGGATCGTCAATCTTGGATTGAAGGTTGATAGCAAGACAGTTCTGCAAAATGTCAACCTTTACATTCAGGAAGGTGAAACTTTCGCTCTTTTCGGACCAAATGGCAGTGGCAAATCATCGTTGCTTTCGGCGATAGTCGGAAATCCGGTTTACAAGATCACATCTGGCAGAATAATCTTCAAAGGACAGGATATAACATCGATGACAGCTGACGAGAGAGTAAAACTGGGAATGGGTATAGCCTTCCAGACTCCGCCAAAGGTAAGTGGTGTGAAGCTAATCGATGTGCTGAGGCACTGTGCGAGAATAGGCGGGAGAAGCGAGGAAGACATATACAGATACGCCGAGATGCTGAAAATGGACGAGTTTCTGGAAAGAAGCATAAATTATGGTTTTTCTGGCGGTGAGGTTAAACGATCCGAGCTTTTACAGCTAATCCTGATGAACAGGGACTTCCTAATGCTCGACGAGCCTGACAGCGGTGTTGATCTTGAGAACATCGATCTCATCGGAAAGACGATCAGAGAGTTGCTCGAGAGGGACAAAAAGGAAGACGAAAGAAAGAAGTCCGGGCTTTTGATAACCCACACGGGAAAAATACTCGATTATGTGGACGCGGATTATGGAGTTATACTCTACAAGGGAAGAGTAGCCTGCGTTGGCAATCCATACGATATTTTGAGAGAGGTTAGTAAAAACGGTTATGAGGGGTGTATTAACAAATGTCTGAGAGAGTTTCCGAATCTGAATTCAAATTAG
- a CDS encoding SufB/SufD family protein codes for MSERVSESEFKLDEPEIKKKLETVGIELNPEKRSATFVQVDQDTFNAASFTESVEIMSIRDAMEKYEWVEDYFWKLIKREQDVFTKEADSEDVNGYFIRSLPGKKVEIPVEACLYLRKAGSRQKVHNIIIAEEGSELNIISGCTSHPGVTSGMHIGISEFFVKKNAKLTFTMIHSWESDIEVRPRSAALVEENGVFISNYVLMNPVKLVQMYPTAYVKKNGTAIFSSIIVALENSVVDSGSRAILEEEGASAEIVSRTISKGGDIIARGHIVGSAPDVRGHLECRGLMLDEKGMIHAIPELEARYPNVDLSHEAAIGKIAEEEIFYLQSRGLTRDEATAAIIRGFLELDIKGIPDVLKREIDKAVSMVEGDLF; via the coding sequence ATGTCTGAGAGAGTTTCCGAATCTGAATTCAAATTAGATGAACCCGAGATCAAGAAGAAGCTTGAAACTGTTGGAATCGAGCTTAATCCAGAGAAGAGATCAGCCACATTCGTTCAGGTTGATCAGGATACCTTTAACGCCGCATCATTCACAGAAAGCGTTGAGATCATGAGCATAAGGGATGCGATGGAGAAGTACGAGTGGGTCGAGGATTACTTCTGGAAGCTGATTAAAAGAGAGCAGGATGTTTTCACGAAAGAGGCAGACTCAGAAGATGTCAATGGATACTTCATAAGATCCTTGCCGGGTAAAAAGGTTGAGATTCCGGTTGAAGCCTGCCTGTATTTGAGAAAGGCAGGATCCAGGCAGAAGGTTCACAACATAATCATAGCTGAAGAGGGTTCAGAGCTGAACATAATATCTGGCTGCACCTCTCATCCGGGAGTAACCTCAGGCATGCACATAGGGATATCAGAGTTTTTCGTGAAAAAGAACGCAAAGCTGACTTTCACGATGATCCACAGCTGGGAGTCAGATATAGAGGTCAGGCCGAGAAGTGCTGCACTGGTTGAAGAGAATGGAGTCTTCATAAGCAACTATGTGCTGATGAATCCTGTTAAGCTCGTTCAGATGTATCCAACAGCATATGTCAAGAAGAATGGCACGGCGATATTCAGCAGCATCATCGTTGCCCTTGAGAACTCTGTTGTTGATTCTGGAAGCAGAGCCATTCTTGAGGAAGAGGGAGCAAGTGCAGAAATTGTTTCAAGAACGATCAGCAAGGGAGGGGACATAATTGCGAGAGGCCATATAGTGGGCTCAGCACCGGATGTCAGGGGTCATCTGGAGTGCAGGGGTTTGATGCTCGATGAAAAGGGTATGATCCATGCCATTCCAGAGCTTGAAGCGAGATATCCAAATGTCGATCTCAGCCACGAGGCTGCCATAGGAAAGATCGCTGAGGAGGAGATATTCTACCTTCAGTCGAGAGGTTTGACAAGGGATGAGGCCACTGCAGCGATAATAAGGGGGTTCCTCGAGCTGGACATAAAGGGAATCCCGGATGTTCTGAAGAGAGAGATCGACAAGGCAGTATCGATGGTCGAGGGAGACCTCTTCTAG
- a CDS encoding presenilin family intramembrane aspartyl protease PSH, with protein sequence MKIRYVLILIYVLSAILAILLTPNYEDAGMKAFENPEDVMNSIYYFGMILLFTAFILLVVKYRKDLIQFLLYGLMLISIFYVMYPFLGVLSIIPSMVLLAVLIKKPSWIVIDLTALLLSVGVTTIFGISLSPQPALVLLTVLAVYDFISVYKTGHMVSLADSLTDMKLPMLFVIPFSRSYRLENLENSKNRAVFMGVGDVVIPNILVVSLQVFDNAPQLFFIKLSALFSLIGGVFGLVLLIYVLEKKEGAHPGLPFLNFGAIAGYLIYVLMSTGGVV encoded by the coding sequence TTGAAAATAAGGTATGTCCTGATTCTAATCTATGTTCTATCAGCTATACTGGCGATTCTATTGACTCCCAACTACGAGGATGCCGGGATGAAAGCCTTTGAGAATCCTGAGGATGTTATGAACTCCATTTACTACTTTGGCATGATTCTGCTGTTTACGGCCTTTATCCTCCTGGTCGTGAAGTACAGAAAGGATCTGATCCAGTTTTTGCTCTATGGTCTAATGCTGATCTCGATATTCTATGTTATGTATCCATTTCTGGGTGTTTTATCCATTATACCGTCGATGGTATTGCTTGCAGTACTCATAAAAAAGCCAAGCTGGATTGTTATAGATCTCACAGCATTGCTGCTCTCTGTTGGAGTTACAACGATATTCGGAATCAGTCTATCCCCTCAACCGGCACTGGTTTTGCTGACTGTTCTTGCAGTCTATGACTTCATCTCCGTTTACAAGACCGGACACATGGTTTCGCTTGCGGATTCTCTCACAGACATGAAGCTGCCCATGCTCTTTGTCATCCCATTCTCGAGATCTTACAGGCTTGAGAATCTTGAGAACTCAAAGAACAGGGCTGTTTTCATGGGTGTGGGGGATGTGGTGATCCCGAATATTCTGGTTGTTTCCCTTCAGGTTTTCGATAACGCCCCTCAGTTATTCTTTATTAAGCTATCCGCCCTGTTCTCGTTGATCGGTGGAGTTTTTGGGCTCGTATTGCTCATATATGTACTTGAAAAGAAAGAAGGTGCACATCCAGGACTGCCATTTTTGAATTTTGGAGCTATCGCCGGCTACCTTATTTATGTTTTGATGAGTACTGGGGGAGTCGTCTGA
- a CDS encoding RNA-guided endonuclease InsQ/TnpB family protein — MEHTKTVVCKLETTEEEFNKLMDTVKAFRSACNYISEVAWNQRCFNPVALHHLTYYETREKFNLPANLAVRARDRVAKSYKNNRKKRHKFTALSMDLDKRLFTLLRNGEFRASISTVYGRVRPGLAIGEYQKELLKNPVRDAKLVCRRDDRHFYLHITVLVEAPEPSGSNPVGVDIGVNNLVAASNGFKVNGKPVESRRRHFRKLRSSLQKKGTSSAKRKLKQLSGRERRWVNTILHQISRAFVDTLSEGDYVVLEKLNGIRDRCNVRKEYRATFHNWAFRRLQEMIEYKCLERGVPVVYVEPKYSSQRCPRCGTIDKRNRKSQALFQCVSCGFQHNADYVASLNLSELARGGWAAVNQPNVGADDRLCETTYKPLPSSWRGS, encoded by the coding sequence GTGGAGCACACCAAAACTGTTGTGTGCAAGCTCGAAACCACTGAGGAGGAATTTAACAAACTCATGGATACTGTTAAGGCTTTTAGATCTGCCTGCAACTACATAAGCGAGGTTGCATGGAATCAAAGGTGCTTCAACCCAGTCGCGTTACACCACCTTACTTATTATGAAACGAGAGAGAAGTTCAACCTACCAGCGAATCTTGCGGTGAGGGCGAGAGATAGAGTCGCCAAATCCTACAAAAACAACAGGAAGAAGAGACACAAGTTCACTGCCCTCTCTATGGATCTGGACAAAAGGCTCTTTACCTTGCTCAGAAACGGCGAGTTCAGAGCGTCCATCAGCACAGTCTACGGTAGAGTCAGGCCAGGACTTGCTATTGGGGAGTACCAGAAAGAGCTACTTAAGAACCCGGTTAGAGATGCTAAGCTCGTTTGCAGAAGAGATGACAGGCACTTCTACCTGCACATTACAGTATTGGTTGAAGCTCCGGAGCCCTCTGGAAGCAACCCTGTAGGTGTTGATATTGGCGTGAATAACCTTGTTGCTGCTTCAAATGGGTTTAAGGTGAATGGTAAACCCGTAGAAAGTAGGAGGCGACATTTTAGAAAGCTTAGAAGCTCCCTCCAGAAAAAAGGCACTTCCTCTGCCAAGAGGAAGCTCAAACAGCTTTCTGGTAGGGAGCGCAGGTGGGTAAACACCATACTGCACCAGATTAGCAGAGCATTCGTCGACACACTCAGCGAGGGAGATTACGTGGTATTAGAGAAGCTGAATGGCATAAGAGACAGGTGTAACGTCAGGAAAGAGTATAGGGCTACCTTCCACAATTGGGCATTTAGAAGACTTCAGGAGATGATAGAGTACAAGTGTCTGGAGAGAGGAGTTCCTGTTGTTTATGTCGAGCCAAAGTACTCCTCTCAAAGATGTCCAAGGTGTGGGACAATTGATAAGAGGAACAGGAAGTCTCAGGCTCTCTTCCAGTGTGTTAGCTGCGGCTTCCAGCACAACGCGGATTATGTCGCCTCCCTGAACCTCTCCGAGCTGGCTCGGGGAGGTTGGGCTGCCGTCAACCAGCCTAATGTAGGGGCTGATGACCGTCTTTGCGAGACCACCTACAAGCCCCTTCCGTCATCATGGAGGGGTAGTTGA
- a CDS encoding NAD(P)H-dependent glycerol-3-phosphate dehydrogenase: MNVTILGAGAMGSALTVPLTDSGNNVRLWGTEYDVEILKKVERGEKHPRIDVRLEGVKIFYPEDIEKAVRDADIILLAVSTDGVLPIFRKIADHIENEILVTIAKGLIEIDGKILTVPEAIWTVKDIKNRTVAITGPSIAREVAKRMPTKVVFSSVGDAAEKVKDAFETEYYSIEVSRDIWGTEITSALKNVYSIAIAWVRGHEKLYGVEMSNAKGVITTRAINEIAKLLELTGGNRDTVFGLSGFGDLIATFRGGRNGMLGEMLGRGLNVREAFDELQRRGVGVVEGYQTAEKAYRLMKDLEKKGKTDIEEFPLLKSIYDVLYRDKKVAEVLYDLVVK; the protein is encoded by the coding sequence ATGAATGTTACCATCCTCGGTGCGGGTGCAATGGGATCGGCTCTAACCGTGCCGTTAACAGATAGCGGGAATAATGTAAGGCTATGGGGAACGGAATACGATGTTGAAATCCTGAAAAAGGTTGAGAGAGGGGAAAAGCATCCGAGAATCGATGTCAGGCTTGAAGGTGTCAAGATCTTCTATCCAGAGGATATCGAGAAGGCCGTCAGAGATGCGGACATAATACTCCTCGCCGTAAGCACGGATGGCGTTTTGCCCATTTTCAGGAAAATAGCCGACCATATCGAAAACGAAATCTTGGTAACAATAGCAAAAGGATTGATTGAGATCGATGGAAAGATTCTAACAGTCCCCGAAGCCATTTGGACCGTTAAGGATATCAAAAATCGCACTGTGGCAATAACAGGCCCATCGATTGCGAGAGAGGTTGCGAAAAGAATGCCCACGAAGGTCGTTTTCAGCAGTGTTGGAGATGCAGCGGAGAAAGTAAAGGATGCTTTTGAGACGGAATACTACAGTATTGAGGTCTCCAGAGATATATGGGGCACTGAAATAACCTCAGCACTCAAAAATGTTTACTCGATAGCCATAGCATGGGTCAGAGGGCATGAGAAGCTTTACGGGGTTGAGATGAGCAATGCCAAGGGGGTTATTACAACAAGGGCAATAAACGAGATAGCTAAACTGCTTGAGCTTACGGGAGGAAACAGAGATACGGTATTCGGACTATCCGGATTTGGAGATCTGATCGCGACATTCAGAGGTGGCAGAAACGGTATGCTTGGGGAGATGCTTGGCAGGGGCTTGAATGTGAGGGAGGCTTTTGATGAGTTGCAGAGAAGAGGTGTTGGTGTTGTAGAAGGATACCAAACTGCGGAGAAGGCATACAGACTCATGAAGGATCTCGAAAAAAAGGGAAAGACAGATATTGAAGAATTTCCCTTGTTGAAGAGCATATACGATGTTCTCTACAGGGATAAAAAGGTCGCAGAAGTTCTTTATGATCTGGTGGTAAAGTAG